In Exiguobacterium acetylicum, the genomic stretch GAAGAAGAACAGGACGAGTCCTGCTAGAGCGAGTGGATAATAGACCGTTCCGTAAGAAGGACGATCGACGTCGTGCATCTGACCGATTCCTTTTCGTAGTGTCACTAGATTCACGACAGCAAAGAATAACAACGGTACGATCGCAACGTACCAGTGATCCAGCCAGAGCAGCGCAAGAAATACCCAGTGACCGACAGCAATATGAATCCATTTCCGAACCGTCTCGGGAGAAAAACCGAAACGGCGTCCAATGACTTCCAGGATGACGAGAACTAGCCCGACGATTCCAATCGTGCCAAGAGCAGCTATCCATTCCATCGTCATTCCCCCTTTCTTTCCTATTATTGTACGTTGTTTCAGTTGCCATTTGCCCTATTGAACCTTCATTTGATAACATAAGGTCAAATGACGTCCTAGAGAGGAAGTTTTGGAAATGTATGATGCTCAAGCAGTCCAAACATTATCAAGTTGTCTGCAACGCTTGAACGAAGGAAAAGGAATCGAACCCCTCGTCGCAACGGAAGGCACAGAATTGCCGAAGGTCATCAATCGCTTGAAGCAATTCGATCCATTAAAAAATGGTCTATCTATCAATGAAATCGTTCATTTGGCAAATGCCCTGATCGGCGAACATATGTCAGCGACGACGATCCAGAACTGGACGAAACGTGAAGTCCGGGACATCATCGGCGTACCGCATCGCGGAAAGAAGTACTCGATCAATCAAGCTTCGATCATCTATCTACTGGATGATTTGAAACACCTCTTCTCGTTAGAAGAAACACGAGAACTGCTGACGATCGTCTTCAAGAATCCGAATATTGATGAGGATGATTTAATCAGTCCGCTTAATTTTTATCTCGTCTACACGCAACACGCAGAAACAAGTGGTCCAATCGAATTGACGGAGAAGCGTCTCAGACGCTCGCTCGAGCGTATTAACGCTTACCGCCCTGAAACTGTCCACGTTCTCCAACTGTGTCTCTATGCCCGTCGTGTATCGCATTTGACACACGAAGCGAAACAACGCCTCCATCATGTTCTGCAAACGACATGATGAAAAAAAGATGCCATCCATGTCATGGAAGGCATCTTTTTTTATTTAGACGGCTGTCAGTGATTTATAGTGGACGTTGTTCGTCAGACTTTTCAAGACAGAGAGTAGTTCGTACATCGAGAGTTTGTCCGCATCCTTGACGAGACGGTACTCATCACCGTCTTGCAACAATTCCGCAACGACTTCTCCAGCGGCACTCCGTACGGAGAATTTTCCTTTTGTCAGGTCGAAGGAAATCGTGAACGTACCACGCTCATACACGTTATACTCACATTTCTTCGAGAAGAGCGAAAACTTCTCACGCATTTGACCTACCTCTTGTCCATCATGGTTCATCACGACCCACTTCTTACATGTCGGAATGAACTTACCAAACGCTACCCCTCTACCTTCACCATTCATTACTTGAACACGACCATTCTCGTCGTGTTGAACCGCACCAATCATTTGGTGCGCTTCATCATAAATCGCGGCATGACCTTGCGAAAAAACGCAACCCTGCACATAGACAACTTTGCGCAACAGAAATTCTCCTCTCACTGCTAAAACGTGCTGGTTTTTCGTCCCCAGTTTATTTAGACATCCTGTATAGTTTAACTTTCTTTATCTGTATGATATTTCGTTAACGAAAATGATTATTGCACCGTTTCTCCAAATTGACAACCCCCTTTTGTCGACAATCATTCGACATGTTCAATGCAGGTTCATCTCCTTTGCAAATGCGAGCAATTCTTCCCGATCAATGAGGCGAACCTGATTTGGCTCTGCTAGCTGATACGCAGCTTCCGTAAAGGTCGAATTCGTAACGACCCACCCCTCGTCCATCCCGTAGAATGGAACCGAGGCAGCGACCTGTTGAACCGCTTCGAGCCCTACAGCCGCACTATATCGCTTTGCCTGGATGGCAATCTTATACCCTCGTTCATCCTCTATCAACAAATCTGCTCCGAAGTCGCGTGAAGCAGGTGTTAACTCGACCCGATATCCTGCTGTTTCAAATAAATCGGCAAGCCATTCTTCAAATTCTCGTCCTTCCATTCGATCGAGTCGTTTTTCAAGCGACGGCGTTAAAATGGACAAAAGAAGAAAAAGGATACACCCTACTATACTGATGATTAAGATTAAAGGTTCCCAAGAACTCGAAAAAAAATAAGTTCCGAAAATTCCTATCATTGCAAACAAAGCTGCTAGTAACAATCGTTTTCGTTTTAATCGTTTCATCGTGCTTTTCCCCTCTACTTCGTCGTGACCTTTTTTTCACTATACTAAAATTCTTCGTCGGTTGCTTCCTTCAACAGGAAACACGACTCGTCTTGCAGAAGTAAACTAACGAGGAAAGACTGTCTTAAAATCCATGGTCGAAGACCAGTCAGGAGGTAGCTCATGGCAGAACATTCATCCCCTTCATCGCTACGAATCATTCACGCGACGTTACGTGCTATGAAAGACCCCGTTCTTCTTGTCGATGCAAATGGAAGGATTCAATTTCATAATGAAGCGTTTCAACACCAGTTCATGAACACTCCGAATATCGAAACCGTTCAGGAGCTGTTTCCCATCACGGATGATTTCTTTCCATTACAGAAGGAAGCCGTCATTTCAACGACACATCAATTAACAGTCACAGCGATTGAAGCGACGGA encodes the following:
- a CDS encoding DUF1836 domain-containing protein, whose amino-acid sequence is MYDAQAVQTLSSCLQRLNEGKGIEPLVATEGTELPKVINRLKQFDPLKNGLSINEIVHLANALIGEHMSATTIQNWTKREVRDIIGVPHRGKKYSINQASIIYLLDDLKHLFSLEETRELLTIVFKNPNIDEDDLISPLNFYLVYTQHAETSGPIELTEKRLRRSLERINAYRPETVHVLQLCLYARRVSHLTHEAKQRLHHVLQTT
- a CDS encoding restriction endonuclease, with the translated sequence MSILTPSLEKRLDRMEGREFEEWLADLFETAGYRVELTPASRDFGADLLIEDERGYKIAIQAKRYSAAVGLEAVQQVAASVPFYGMDEGWVVTNSTFTEAAYQLAEPNQVRLIDREELLAFAKEMNLH